A region of Veillonellaceae bacterium DNA encodes the following proteins:
- the hemB gene encoding porphobilinogen synthase yields MKLNTLRPRRLRRTNAIRSMVRENSLEINDFVYPIFVVPGTNVKEEIPSMPGQYHLSVDNAVKMAEEVYKLGIPAVEVFGLPEYKDEIGSSAWDMTSPVQRAIKAIKAAVPDLVIVGDVCLCQYTLSGHCGVLKGHEVDNDPTLELIAKVALSQAEAGADIVAPSDMMDGRIATIRETLDKNDLQNVIIMSYAVKYASGYYGPFRDAADSAPQFGDRRGYQMDPANSREAMKEVDLDMEEGADIIMVKPALAYLDIVRQVRDRVDRPVAVYNVSGEYAMVKAAAAKGWIDEKRIVMESLLSMKRAGSDIIISYHAPDVAKWLKEESGR; encoded by the coding sequence ATGAAATTAAATACACTTCGTCCGCGTCGTTTGAGAAGAACAAATGCAATTCGCAGCATGGTCAGAGAAAATTCTCTGGAAATCAATGATTTCGTATATCCGATTTTCGTTGTTCCCGGTACGAATGTTAAGGAAGAAATTCCAAGCATGCCCGGACAGTATCATCTGTCCGTAGACAATGCAGTCAAAATGGCTGAAGAAGTCTATAAACTCGGAATTCCGGCCGTTGAAGTATTCGGTCTTCCTGAATATAAGGATGAAATCGGTTCTTCTGCATGGGACATGACAAGCCCTGTACAGCGCGCAATCAAAGCTATCAAGGCGGCTGTCCCGGATCTTGTTATCGTTGGGGATGTCTGCCTTTGCCAGTACACATTAAGCGGCCACTGCGGAGTTCTTAAAGGACATGAAGTAGACAATGACCCGACACTGGAACTGATTGCGAAAGTTGCTCTTTCCCAGGCAGAAGCAGGTGCTGATATTGTAGCACCTTCCGATATGATGGACGGACGTATTGCGACCATTCGTGAAACACTGGACAAGAACGATCTCCAGAATGTAATCATCATGTCTTACGCTGTTAAATATGCATCCGGCTATTATGGCCCCTTCCGTGATGCTGCTGATTCTGCACCGCAGTTCGGTGACAGAAGAGGATACCAGATGGATCCGGCAAACAGCAGGGAAGCGATGAAGGAAGTGGATTTGGATATGGAAGAAGGCGCAGATATTATCATGGTAAAACCTGCACTCGCATATCTTGATATCGTCCGTCAGGTTCGCGACCGCGTAGACAGACCGGTTGCTGTGTACAATGTATCCGGCGAATATGCCATGGTGAAGGCTGCCGCAGCCAAGGGCTGGATTGATGAGAAGAGAATCGTTATGGAATCACTCCTCAGCATGAAACGCGCAGGATCGGATATCATCATTTCCTATCATGCTCCGGATGTAGCAAAATGGCTCAAGGAGGAATCCGGAAGATGA
- the ylqF gene encoding ribosome biogenesis GTPase YlqF produces MLIQWFPGHMTKTKRMIEEHLKAVDVVAELLDARIPISSANPMVEELVAGKPRIIILNKADLANPRATDQWISYYEKKGIPVLPMSVGNSKNKKKLLQVIRDTAEPILAKWKRRGMKSRSVRLMILGIPNVGKSSLINFLAGTAATRTANTPGHTRGKQWVRLSEGLDLLDTPGVLWPKFDDQTAALRLAATGAIAGDVFNASEVVAELMSSLAKTSPEILKEQYNIENPDQDPQVLLEQAGRRRGCLLPGGNIDFDRAEMVILRDFRNGKLGRITLDPIPEGKDE; encoded by the coding sequence GTGCTTATTCAGTGGTTCCCTGGTCATATGACCAAAACGAAGAGAATGATAGAAGAGCATTTGAAAGCAGTGGATGTCGTCGCCGAATTGCTCGATGCCAGAATCCCTATTTCAAGTGCCAATCCCATGGTAGAAGAGCTTGTAGCAGGAAAGCCCAGAATCATTATTTTAAACAAGGCGGATCTTGCCAACCCAAGAGCCACTGACCAGTGGATTTCATATTATGAAAAAAAGGGCATTCCCGTTTTGCCCATGAGTGTAGGAAACAGCAAGAATAAGAAAAAACTGCTGCAGGTTATCCGTGATACAGCGGAACCAATTCTTGCAAAATGGAAGAGGAGAGGAATGAAAAGCCGCTCTGTCCGTCTGATGATTTTGGGGATACCGAACGTAGGCAAGTCCTCATTGATTAATTTTCTTGCAGGAACAGCAGCGACAAGAACAGCCAATACACCAGGCCATACGAGAGGAAAGCAGTGGGTGCGCCTTTCTGAAGGGCTGGATCTCCTTGATACACCAGGCGTGCTCTGGCCAAAGTTTGATGATCAGACTGCTGCACTGAGGCTGGCAGCTACAGGAGCGATTGCCGGGGATGTGTTCAATGCCAGCGAAGTTGTGGCTGAACTCATGTCATCTCTGGCCAAGACTTCTCCGGAAATATTAAAGGAACAATATAATATAGAAAATCCGGATCAGGATCCGCAGGTTCTTCTTGAGCAGGCCGGACGAAGGAGAGGCTGCCTGCTCCCCGGAGGGAATATAGATTTTGACCGGGCAGAAATGGTCATTTTAAGAGATTTCCGAAATGGCAAGCTTGGAAGAATTACATTAGATCCAATACCGGAAGGGAAAGACGAATGA
- a CDS encoding ribonuclease HII, which translates to MTIQEIRNILKNDDVPASLMEEILSDERKGVKQAVVSYMNRLRRESEERLRVESMYEKESEFYKKGINLIAGIDEVGRGPLAGPVTVAAVILPAHWFAAGLNDSKKVTPRHREELSRKIRDAAVDYAIVSMSPEEIDSLNIYEATMLCMYRAVKELKVKPEAVIVDAMPLHFSVPTISLIHGDAISASVAAASIVAKVYRDSLMDEYDARYPGYGFKQNKGYGTADHISAIHQLGITPIHRKSFEPIKSMILEGTCIEQK; encoded by the coding sequence ATGACAATTCAGGAAATCAGGAACATCCTGAAAAATGATGATGTGCCGGCGTCATTGATGGAAGAAATTCTGTCTGATGAACGCAAAGGTGTCAAACAAGCCGTGGTTTCTTACATGAACAGGCTGAGACGCGAAAGCGAAGAACGCCTGCGCGTGGAATCCATGTATGAGAAGGAAAGCGAATTCTACAAAAAAGGAATCAACCTTATTGCAGGGATTGACGAAGTGGGAAGAGGCCCGCTTGCCGGGCCCGTTACCGTGGCAGCCGTCATATTGCCGGCGCACTGGTTTGCAGCCGGTCTCAATGATTCCAAAAAAGTAACGCCCAGGCACAGGGAAGAATTGTCCCGGAAAATCAGGGATGCAGCTGTTGACTATGCCATTGTAAGCATGTCTCCGGAAGAAATTGATTCGCTGAATATCTATGAAGCAACCATGCTTTGCATGTACCGTGCAGTCAAAGAACTCAAGGTAAAACCGGAAGCTGTCATCGTAGATGCCATGCCGCTCCACTTTTCAGTTCCTACGATTTCTTTGATTCATGGTGATGCCATCAGCGCCTCTGTTGCTGCGGCTTCGATTGTTGCCAAAGTATACAGGGATTCATTGATGGATGAATATGATGCCAGGTATCCGGGATATGGATTCAAGCAAAATAAGGGATATGGCACAGCCGATCATATTTCAGCAATCCATCAGCTTGGCATTACTCCGATTCATAGAAAGAGCTTTGAACCCATAAAAAGCATGATTTTAGAAGGCACTTGCATTGAGCAGAAGTAA
- the hemC gene encoding hydroxymethylbilane synthase: MKNRIVIATRESLLALWQARYVAGKIKEAHPEIDVELLPVTTKGDQILDRPLVEIGGKGLFIKELEVMLLEGQADLAVHSLKDMTAELADGLTLAAVTAREDPRDAFVSGKYASLDELPQHAVVGTSSLRRQAQLLHYRPDLTVKSLRGNVQTRLRHLDEGEYDAVILAAAGLKRLGLDRRIKSYIDTNDSIPAAGQGVMAIEARTDDTDTLEAVSFLHNANIASCIKAERAFLAKVGGDCKVPAGIFVVPDGRKKIAAKAFIASPDGKELYRGEDGASDAEAEALGERLAERLLNAGGREILKNLQKI; the protein is encoded by the coding sequence TTGAAAAATAGGATCGTCATTGCAACCCGTGAAAGTTTATTGGCACTTTGGCAGGCTCGTTATGTGGCTGGAAAAATTAAGGAAGCACATCCGGAAATCGATGTGGAGCTTCTTCCTGTAACGACCAAGGGGGATCAGATCCTCGACCGGCCGCTCGTTGAAATCGGAGGGAAAGGGCTCTTTATTAAAGAACTCGAAGTGATGCTTCTGGAGGGGCAGGCGGATCTGGCTGTTCATTCTTTGAAAGACATGACGGCAGAACTGGCTGATGGATTGACTCTGGCAGCTGTGACTGCCCGGGAAGACCCAAGAGATGCATTTGTATCAGGAAAGTATGCATCACTGGATGAACTTCCGCAGCACGCTGTTGTCGGTACATCAAGCTTGAGGAGACAAGCTCAGCTTCTTCATTACAGACCGGATCTCACTGTTAAATCCCTTCGCGGCAATGTTCAGACGAGACTGCGTCATCTTGATGAAGGAGAATATGATGCAGTCATACTGGCTGCCGCAGGCTTAAAGAGGCTGGGGCTGGATAGAAGGATCAAATCGTATATTGATACGAATGACAGCATACCGGCTGCCGGACAGGGCGTTATGGCCATAGAGGCAAGGACAGATGATACAGATACGCTGGAAGCAGTTTCTTTCCTGCATAATGCGAATATTGCCTCCTGTATTAAAGCGGAGAGAGCTTTTCTTGCCAAAGTTGGCGGCGACTGCAAAGTTCCGGCCGGAATATTCGTAGTTCCTGATGGAAGAAAGAAAATTGCAGCCAAGGCCTTTATCGCTTCGCCGGATGGAAAAGAATTGTACAGGGGCGAGGATGGAGCCTCAGATGCAGAAGCGGAAGCTCTTGGTGAAAGACTGGCCGAAAGACTGCTCAATGCTGGCGGCCGTGAAATTTTGAAAAATCTTCAGAAAATATAA
- the hemA gene encoding glutamyl-tRNA reductase, whose translation MGLNHKTVPVTIREQFAVSEESARSGLRHLDEQSGINEAVITSTCNRTEIYAVLGDAGSREGLMKFFLALSGNSESKDEYFFYYEGEECIRHLFEVASGLDSMVIGEGGILNQIKTAYTLALAEKATKTILNTLFHRAITTGKRVRTETQIAYSAVSVSYAAVKLAEKILGGLDGRSAMVFGAGEAAELLVKNLQGKGLSRLVITNRHYDKALELAGKFDGEAVPFANALSHADDIDIIVTATGASQYIVKAWDVRNLMMRRSVKPLVAIDIAVPSDIEPEVGNIRNVSLYNMDDLQEIVEKNIRFREGEAERAEIIVEEEIRSIEERFTYLSTRPVMVSLSDKAEEIRQRELRKGMAKIDGLTDEDRRVLNHMTHMIVRKILREPMIHLNEHAGTEWETPDKVALTRLFKLDVRKGQELEK comes from the coding sequence TTGGGGTTAAATCATAAGACTGTGCCCGTAACTATTCGCGAGCAGTTTGCCGTTTCAGAGGAAAGCGCCAGAAGCGGCCTGCGTCATTTAGATGAGCAGTCAGGAATCAATGAGGCTGTTATCACTTCTACATGCAATAGAACTGAAATTTATGCAGTTCTCGGTGATGCAGGATCCAGGGAAGGATTAATGAAGTTTTTCCTGGCGTTGTCTGGAAATAGTGAATCTAAAGATGAATATTTCTTCTATTATGAAGGAGAGGAATGCATCCGTCATTTGTTTGAAGTTGCTTCCGGCCTTGATTCCATGGTCATTGGAGAAGGCGGAATATTAAATCAGATCAAGACTGCTTATACGCTGGCGTTGGCTGAAAAAGCAACAAAAACAATTCTGAATACTTTGTTCCACCGCGCAATTACAACCGGGAAGCGTGTAAGAACAGAGACACAGATTGCATACAGCGCTGTTTCAGTCAGTTATGCAGCGGTAAAACTCGCAGAGAAAATTTTAGGCGGCCTGGATGGCAGGAGCGCTATGGTATTTGGCGCAGGTGAAGCAGCTGAACTTCTGGTTAAGAACCTTCAGGGAAAGGGGCTCAGCCGCCTTGTCATCACAAATCGTCATTACGACAAAGCACTGGAACTTGCCGGCAAGTTCGACGGGGAAGCCGTTCCGTTTGCCAATGCGCTTTCGCATGCAGATGATATTGATATCATTGTAACTGCTACCGGTGCATCCCAGTATATTGTAAAAGCCTGGGATGTCAGGAACCTGATGATGAGAAGAAGCGTTAAGCCGCTCGTTGCTATCGATATTGCAGTACCAAGCGATATAGAACCTGAGGTTGGGAATATCCGTAATGTTTCCTTGTATAACATGGATGACCTTCAGGAAATCGTTGAAAAAAATATACGTTTCAGAGAGGGTGAAGCGGAAAGGGCGGAAATTATCGTTGAGGAAGAAATCCGTTCCATTGAAGAGAGATTTACTTATCTCAGCACCCGGCCTGTCATGGTTTCCCTGTCAGATAAGGCAGAGGAAATCAGGCAGAGGGAATTGAGAAAAGGAATGGCCAAAATTGATGGCCTTACCGATGAGGATAGAAGAGTACTGAATCATATGACTCATATGATCGTACGCAAAATACTAAGGGAACCAATGATCCATTTGAACGAGCATGCAGGGACAGAATGGGAAACTCCGGATAAAGTCGCTTTGACCCGCTTATTCAAACTGGACGTCAGAAAGGGGCAGGAACTTGAAAAATAG
- the cobA gene encoding uroporphyrinogen-III C-methyltransferase yields the protein MNKGKVYLIGAGPGDPELLTLKGKRCLGEADVIVGDYLADKRILKFAKPGAEYIYVGKKVGCHTMKQHEISELLAEKGKEGKIVARLKGGDPFVFGRGGEEIEVLRKAGVVFEEIPGVTSAIAALAYAGIPVTHRGVAASFTVITGHEDPTKDKSSIHWDKLACGSDTLIFLMSVGHTELIASQLMKYGRSPDTPAAFVRWGTRPYQETYTTTLENAAKDVVEKGIEPPVVFVVGNVVKLREEMRWFDNRPLFGKRIIITRSRTQASRLANALEERSACCIEIPTISIEAPSDDYAGMDDGIEHLDEYNWLIFTSQNGVNYFFNRLFEKGKDLRSVGHVKLAAIGPATAKELKKYRLGTDFVPKQYKAEDLVEGLRPLVKAGDKILIPRAKVARSILPEGLESMGCDVNVVEAYTTHPDLGGKEKLLEILENKKADIVTFTSSSTVYNFMDQLDGRTELLKGVQLACIGPITADTCRKYHLEPDIVSDVYTIDGLVDAIEKGVH from the coding sequence ATGAATAAGGGAAAAGTTTATCTGATCGGAGCTGGCCCAGGAGATCCGGAACTGCTGACTTTAAAAGGGAAACGGTGCCTGGGAGAGGCGGATGTCATTGTCGGTGATTACCTGGCAGATAAGAGAATACTGAAATTTGCCAAGCCTGGTGCTGAATATATTTATGTCGGCAAAAAAGTAGGCTGCCACACGATGAAACAGCATGAAATCAGTGAACTTCTGGCGGAAAAAGGAAAGGAAGGCAAAATAGTTGCCCGTTTAAAGGGCGGCGATCCCTTCGTTTTTGGGCGCGGCGGAGAAGAAATCGAAGTACTGCGCAAGGCGGGAGTTGTCTTTGAGGAAATTCCGGGCGTAACTAGTGCAATAGCTGCACTGGCTTATGCAGGCATTCCTGTAACTCACAGAGGCGTTGCAGCTTCTTTTACTGTTATTACCGGTCATGAAGATCCGACAAAAGACAAGTCTTCCATCCACTGGGACAAGCTTGCCTGCGGCTCTGATACATTGATTTTCCTGATGAGTGTCGGTCACACAGAACTGATTGCTTCCCAGCTGATGAAGTACGGAAGAAGCCCTGATACACCTGCAGCTTTTGTAAGATGGGGCACAAGGCCGTATCAGGAAACATATACAACGACACTGGAAAATGCAGCCAAAGATGTTGTCGAAAAAGGCATTGAACCACCGGTTGTATTTGTTGTCGGGAATGTTGTAAAACTGAGAGAAGAGATGCGCTGGTTCGATAACCGCCCGTTATTTGGCAAGCGTATCATTATTACAAGATCACGTACACAGGCATCCCGTCTTGCCAATGCATTGGAAGAAAGAAGCGCATGCTGCATTGAAATTCCTACCATTTCAATTGAGGCTCCTTCTGATGATTATGCAGGCATGGACGATGGCATTGAACATTTAGACGAATATAACTGGCTGATATTCACAAGCCAGAATGGCGTCAACTATTTCTTCAACCGCCTGTTTGAAAAAGGGAAGGATCTCAGATCTGTCGGTCATGTTAAACTGGCAGCCATTGGACCGGCTACTGCAAAAGAACTTAAAAAGTACAGGTTGGGCACTGATTTCGTTCCTAAACAGTATAAAGCAGAAGACCTCGTTGAGGGACTGAGGCCGCTTGTCAAAGCAGGAGATAAGATTTTGATTCCCCGTGCCAAAGTGGCAAGAAGCATCCTCCCGGAAGGACTAGAATCAATGGGCTGCGATGTGAACGTTGTGGAAGCGTATACAACGCATCCTGACCTGGGAGGGAAGGAAAAGCTTCTTGAAATACTTGAGAACAAGAAAGCAGACATTGTCACTTTCACAAGCTCATCAACGGTCTATAATTTCATGGATCAGCTTGATGGCCGCACCGAACTCCTGAAAGGGGTCCAGCTTGCATGCATTGGGCCTATTACAGCTGATACATGCAGAAAATATCATTTGGAGCCTGATATTGTCTCTGATGTTTACACAATTGACGGCCTTGTAGATGCTATTGAGAAGGGAGTTCATTAA
- a CDS encoding bifunctional precorrin-2 dehydrogenase/sirohydrochlorin ferrochelatase: MEGIPCLVIGGGHIALRKIRKLLKEKALITVLAPEVCSEIGDMAVNKDIQWKKRSYAANDWNGYQIVITAAGRRDVAEDIRKESIAHGFLYNAADFPELGNYTIPASFRTGGIQIAVSTDGRSPAMSRYVKKWLENKIPSDFPRWLDRVEAIRLEVRAGIADSKVREEFWHAAFNDQIMDLVLQGNLDEAEECVRHAIGSFGVKS; this comes from the coding sequence GTGGAAGGTATTCCGTGTCTCGTAATCGGAGGAGGGCATATTGCACTTCGAAAGATTAGGAAACTGTTGAAGGAAAAAGCATTGATTACTGTACTGGCACCTGAAGTCTGCAGTGAAATTGGCGATATGGCCGTGAATAAAGATATTCAATGGAAAAAACGGAGCTATGCTGCCAATGACTGGAACGGGTATCAGATTGTAATCACTGCGGCAGGCCGGCGGGATGTAGCGGAAGACATAAGAAAGGAATCCATCGCGCATGGATTCCTTTATAATGCGGCAGACTTTCCAGAGCTTGGAAATTATACGATTCCAGCAAGCTTTAGGACGGGAGGAATACAGATAGCCGTTTCCACCGACGGCAGATCACCAGCTATGTCCAGGTATGTAAAAAAATGGCTTGAAAACAAAATACCTTCGGACTTTCCCCGATGGCTGGACAGGGTGGAGGCAATAAGGCTTGAAGTCCGGGCCGGCATTGCCGACAGCAAGGTACGCGAGGAATTTTGGCATGCTGCCTTTAACGATCAGATTATGGATCTCGTATTACAGGGAAATTTAGACGAAGCAGAGGAGTGTGTACGTCATGCGATTGGTAGTTTTGGGGTTAAATCATAA